In Mus musculus strain C57BL/6J chromosome 14, GRCm38.p6 C57BL/6J, the following are encoded in one genomic region:
- the Pcdh20 gene encoding protocadherin-20 precursor translates to MRGRGNARSLLVQAVSLRPATWHPCLDMGHLHRPSSRTSHRNLPHVFLLFLFVGPFNCLASYSRATELLYSLNEGLPAGVLIGSLAEDLRLLPRASGRQNQQLLHPERTASEGNPPLSFSLASGGLSGQYVTLNNRSGELHTSAQEIDREALCLDGGGGAAWAGSTSIASSPSSDSCLLLLDVLVLPQEYFRFVKVKIAIRDINDNAPQFPISEISVWVPENSPVNTRLAIEHPAVDPDVGINGVQTYRLLDYHGMFTLDVEENENGERTPYLIVMGALDRETQDQYVSIIIAEDGGSPPLLGSATLTIGISDINDNCPLFIDSQINVTVYGNATVGTPVATVQAVDRDLGTNAQITYSYSQKVPQETKDLFHLDEVTGVIKLSSKIGGSVLQTHKLTILANGPGCIPAVITALVSIIKVVFRPPEIVPRYIANEVDGVVYLKELEPVNTPIAFFTIRDPEGKYKINCFLDGEGPFRLAPYKPYNNEYLLETTKPMDYEVQSFYEIAVVAWNSEGFHVKRIIKVQLLDDNDNAPVFLQPLIELTIEENNAPNAFLTKLYATDADSGEMGRVSYFLGPDAPSYFSLDSVTGILTVSTQLDREEKEKYRYTVRAVDCGTPPRESVATVALTVLDKNDNSPRFINKDFSFFVPENFPGYGEIGVISVTDADAGRNGWVALSVMNQSDIFVIDTGKGMLRAKVSLDREQQSSYTLWVEAVDGGEPALSSTTKITILLLDINDNPPLVLFPQSNMSYLLVLPSTLPGSPVTEVYAVDKDTGMNAVIAYSIIGRRGPRPESFRIDPKTGNITLEEALLQTDYGLHRLLVKVSDHGYPEPLHSTVMVNLFVNDTVSNESYIESLLRKEPEINIEEKEPQISIEPTHRKVESMSCMPTLVALSVISLGSITLVTGMGIYICLRKGKKHHREDDNLEVQIPLKGKIDLCMRERKPVDISNI, encoded by the exons TGGATATGGGGCATCTACATCGTCCCAGCAGCAGGACCAGCCACAGGAACCTGCCG CAtgtttttctgcttttcctcTTCGTGGGACCCTTCAATTGCCTCGCGAGTTACAGCCGTGCTACCGAGCTTCTGTACAGCCTAAATGAGGGACTGCCCGCCGGAGTGCTCATAGGCAGCCTGGCGGAGGACCTGAGGCTGCTGCCTCGGGCCTCTGGGAGACAGAACCAGCAGTTGCTGCATCCAGAGCGCACTGCCTCTGAGGGgaacccccctctctctttcagcTTGGCCTCCGGGGGACTGAGTGGCCAGTATGTGACCCTAAACAACCGCTCCGGCGAGCTGCACACTTCTGCACAGGAGATCGACAGAGAAGCATTGTGCCTGGATGGGGGCGGTGGGGCTGCCTGGGCCGGCAGTACCTCCAttgcctcctctccttcttctgacTCTTGCCTTTTGCTTCTGGACGTGCTGGTCCTGCCTCAGGAATATTTTCGGTTTGTGAAGGTGAAAATTGCCATCAGGGATATCAATGACAATGCTCCGCAGTTCCCCATTTCTGAAATCTCTGTTTGGGTCCCAGAAAATTCACCTGTAAATACCCGATTGGCTATAGAGCATCCTGCTGTGGACCCTGATGTAGGCATTAACGGTGTGCAAACCTATCGCTTACTAGACTACCATGGCATGTTTACCCTGGACGTGGAGGAGAATGAGAACGGGGAGCGCACACCCTACTTGATTGTCATGGGTGCTTTGGACAGAGAAACCCAGGACCAGTATGTGAGCATCATCATAGCTGAGGATGGTGGGTCTCCACCACTGCTGGGCAGTGCCACCCTCACCATTGGCATAAGTGACATTAATGACAATTGTCCTCTCTTTATAGACTCACAAATTAATGTCACCGTTTATGGGAATGCTACAGTGGGCACCCCAGTTGCAACAGTCCAGGCTGTGGATAGAGACTTGGGGACAAATGCACAGATCACTTACAGTTACAGCCAGAAAGTTCCACAGGAAACCAAGGATTTATTCCACCTGGATGAAGTTACTGGAGTCATTAAGCTTTCCAGTAAGATTGGCGGGAGTGTCCTACAGACACATAAGCTCACCATCCTAGCTAATGGACCTGGCTGTATCCCTGCAGTGATCACTGCTCTTGTATCGATCATCAAAGTCGTTTTCAGACCCCCAGAAATCGTCCCACGTTATATCGCAAATGAGGTGGATGGTGTTGTGTACCTGAAAGAACTGGAGCCTGTTAATACTCCAATTGCGTTTTTTACCATCAGAGATCCAGAAGGTAAATACAAGATTAACTGCTTCTTGGATGGTGAAGGGCCATTCAGGCTGGCACCCTACAAGCCGTACAACAATGAATATTTGTTGGAGACCACAAAGCCTATGGACTATGAAGTGCAGTCCTTCTATGAAATAGCTgtagtggcctggaactcagagggaTTTCATGTCAAGAGAATCATTAAAGTACAACTTTTAGACGACAATGACAATGCCCCTGTTTTCCTTCAGCCCTTGATAGAATTGACCATTGAAGAAAACAACGCACCCAATGCCTTTCTGACAAAGCTCTACGCTACAGATGCTGACAGTGGAGAGATGGGACGAGTTTCCTACTTCTTGGGACCTGATGCTCCGTCATACTTTTCCTTAGACAGTGTCACAGGGATTCTGACAGTTTCTACTCAGCtggacagagaagagaaagagaagtacaGGTATACTGTCCGAGCAGTGGACTGTGGGACGCCACCCAGAGAATCAGTGGCTACAGTGGCCCTCACTGTGTTGGATAAAAATGACAACAGTCCGAGGTTCATCAACAAGGACTTCAGCTTTTTTGTCCCAGAAAACTTTCCGGGGTATGGTGAAATTGGAGTCATCAGTGTAACAGATGCCGATGCTGGAAGGAACGGATGGGTAGCCCTGTCCGTAATGAACCAGAGTGACATTTTTGTCATAGACACAGGCAAGGGTATGTTGAGAGCTAAAGTCTCTTTAGACAGAGAACAGCAAAGCTCTTACACTCTGTGGGTGGAGGCTGTTGACGGGGGTGAGCCTGCCCTTTCCTCTACCACAAAAATCACAATTCTTCTTCTGGACATCAACGATAACCCTCCTCTTGTTTTATTCCCTCAATCTAATATGTCTTATTTGCTGGTCCTACCTTCTACTCTCCCTGGCTCACCAGTAACAGAAGTCTATGCGGTTGACAAAGACACAGGCATGAATGCTGTCATAGCTTATAGCATCATAGGGAGAAGAGGTCCCAGGCCTGAGTCTTTCAGAATTGACCCCAAGACTGGCAACATCACTCTGGAGGAAGCCTTGCTTCAGACAGATTATGGGTTGCATCGCTTACTGGTGAAAGTGAGTGATCACGGATACCCTGAGCCTCTCCACTCCACAGTCATGGTGAACTTATTTGTCAATGACACTGTCAGTAACGAGAGCTACATTGAGAGCCTTTTGAGAAAGGAGCCAGAAATTaatatagaagagaaagaaccACAAATCTCAATAGAGCCAACTCATAGGAAGGTAGAATCTATGTCCTGTATGCCCACATTGGTAGCTCTGTCAGTCATAAGCTTGGGCTCCATCACACTAGTTACAGGGATGGGAATATACATCTGCTTACGGAAAGGTAAAAAGCATCACAGGGAAGATGACAATTTGGAAGTACAGATTCCATTGAAAGGAAAAATTGActtgtgtatgagagagagaaaaccagtGGATATTTCTAACATTTGA
- the Pcdh20 gene encoding protocadherin-20 isoform X1 has protein sequence MFTLDVEENENGERTPYLIVMGALDRETQDQYVSIIIAEDGGSPPLLGSATLTIGISDINDNCPLFIDSQINVTVYGNATVGTPVATVQAVDRDLGTNAQITYSYSQKVPQETKDLFHLDEVTGVIKLSSKIGGSVLQTHKLTILANGPGCIPAVITALVSIIKVVFRPPEIVPRYIANEVDGVVYLKELEPVNTPIAFFTIRDPEGKYKINCFLDGEGPFRLAPYKPYNNEYLLETTKPMDYEVQSFYEIAVVAWNSEGFHVKRIIKVQLLDDNDNAPVFLQPLIELTIEENNAPNAFLTKLYATDADSGEMGRVSYFLGPDAPSYFSLDSVTGILTVSTQLDREEKEKYRYTVRAVDCGTPPRESVATVALTVLDKNDNSPRFINKDFSFFVPENFPGYGEIGVISVTDADAGRNGWVALSVMNQSDIFVIDTGKGMLRAKVSLDREQQSSYTLWVEAVDGGEPALSSTTKITILLLDINDNPPLVLFPQSNMSYLLVLPSTLPGSPVTEVYAVDKDTGMNAVIAYSIIGRRGPRPESFRIDPKTGNITLEEALLQTDYGLHRLLVKVSDHGYPEPLHSTVMVNLFVNDTVSNESYIESLLRKEPEINIEEKEPQISIEPTHRKVESMSCMPTLVALSVISLGSITLVTGMGIYICLRKGKKHHREDDNLEVQIPLKGKIDLCMRERKPVDISNI, from the coding sequence ATGTTTACCCTGGACGTGGAGGAGAATGAGAACGGGGAGCGCACACCCTACTTGATTGTCATGGGTGCTTTGGACAGAGAAACCCAGGACCAGTATGTGAGCATCATCATAGCTGAGGATGGTGGGTCTCCACCACTGCTGGGCAGTGCCACCCTCACCATTGGCATAAGTGACATTAATGACAATTGTCCTCTCTTTATAGACTCACAAATTAATGTCACCGTTTATGGGAATGCTACAGTGGGCACCCCAGTTGCAACAGTCCAGGCTGTGGATAGAGACTTGGGGACAAATGCACAGATCACTTACAGTTACAGCCAGAAAGTTCCACAGGAAACCAAGGATTTATTCCACCTGGATGAAGTTACTGGAGTCATTAAGCTTTCCAGTAAGATTGGCGGGAGTGTCCTACAGACACATAAGCTCACCATCCTAGCTAATGGACCTGGCTGTATCCCTGCAGTGATCACTGCTCTTGTATCGATCATCAAAGTCGTTTTCAGACCCCCAGAAATCGTCCCACGTTATATCGCAAATGAGGTGGATGGTGTTGTGTACCTGAAAGAACTGGAGCCTGTTAATACTCCAATTGCGTTTTTTACCATCAGAGATCCAGAAGGTAAATACAAGATTAACTGCTTCTTGGATGGTGAAGGGCCATTCAGGCTGGCACCCTACAAGCCGTACAACAATGAATATTTGTTGGAGACCACAAAGCCTATGGACTATGAAGTGCAGTCCTTCTATGAAATAGCTgtagtggcctggaactcagagggaTTTCATGTCAAGAGAATCATTAAAGTACAACTTTTAGACGACAATGACAATGCCCCTGTTTTCCTTCAGCCCTTGATAGAATTGACCATTGAAGAAAACAACGCACCCAATGCCTTTCTGACAAAGCTCTACGCTACAGATGCTGACAGTGGAGAGATGGGACGAGTTTCCTACTTCTTGGGACCTGATGCTCCGTCATACTTTTCCTTAGACAGTGTCACAGGGATTCTGACAGTTTCTACTCAGCtggacagagaagagaaagagaagtacaGGTATACTGTCCGAGCAGTGGACTGTGGGACGCCACCCAGAGAATCAGTGGCTACAGTGGCCCTCACTGTGTTGGATAAAAATGACAACAGTCCGAGGTTCATCAACAAGGACTTCAGCTTTTTTGTCCCAGAAAACTTTCCGGGGTATGGTGAAATTGGAGTCATCAGTGTAACAGATGCCGATGCTGGAAGGAACGGATGGGTAGCCCTGTCCGTAATGAACCAGAGTGACATTTTTGTCATAGACACAGGCAAGGGTATGTTGAGAGCTAAAGTCTCTTTAGACAGAGAACAGCAAAGCTCTTACACTCTGTGGGTGGAGGCTGTTGACGGGGGTGAGCCTGCCCTTTCCTCTACCACAAAAATCACAATTCTTCTTCTGGACATCAACGATAACCCTCCTCTTGTTTTATTCCCTCAATCTAATATGTCTTATTTGCTGGTCCTACCTTCTACTCTCCCTGGCTCACCAGTAACAGAAGTCTATGCGGTTGACAAAGACACAGGCATGAATGCTGTCATAGCTTATAGCATCATAGGGAGAAGAGGTCCCAGGCCTGAGTCTTTCAGAATTGACCCCAAGACTGGCAACATCACTCTGGAGGAAGCCTTGCTTCAGACAGATTATGGGTTGCATCGCTTACTGGTGAAAGTGAGTGATCACGGATACCCTGAGCCTCTCCACTCCACAGTCATGGTGAACTTATTTGTCAATGACACTGTCAGTAACGAGAGCTACATTGAGAGCCTTTTGAGAAAGGAGCCAGAAATTaatatagaagagaaagaaccACAAATCTCAATAGAGCCAACTCATAGGAAGGTAGAATCTATGTCCTGTATGCCCACATTGGTAGCTCTGTCAGTCATAAGCTTGGGCTCCATCACACTAGTTACAGGGATGGGAATATACATCTGCTTACGGAAAGGTAAAAAGCATCACAGGGAAGATGACAATTTGGAAGTACAGATTCCATTGAAAGGAAAAATTGActtgtgtatgagagagagaaaaccagtGGATATTTCTAACATTTGA